One Serpentinicella alkaliphila DNA segment encodes these proteins:
- a CDS encoding threonine synthase, producing MNYICNDCKSKYPINDSKILCNCGGMLNLEKDILDFTDEDINKREFSLFRYLKVLPFNRNEHSWRKVSMGEGLTPIIPFDDKYKNILLKMDYLMPTLSFKDRGAVVLIAKAKELGITKVIQDSSGNAGNSVAAYASRVGISCDIYVPEGTSEKKVKQIEAHGAKVHIISGTREDTAKEALKAVNKGDGFYASHVYNPIFYEGTKTYVYEVYEQLNGCLPHSFVIPVGNGTLLLGVYIGLLELLEYGLISKLPKIIGVQAENCAPIFRAFVDGKEVVDPVENYGTKAEGIAIADPKRGKQILEAISKTNGTIITAKEEKILEAQKLLAKKGLYVEVTTAATLAAYLEYIKENNEISNQNVIIPLCGAGLKSS from the coding sequence ATGAATTATATTTGTAATGATTGTAAATCAAAGTACCCTATAAATGATTCTAAAATATTATGTAATTGTGGTGGAATGTTAAACTTAGAAAAAGATATACTGGATTTTACTGATGAAGATATTAATAAAAGAGAATTCAGTTTATTTAGATACTTAAAGGTGCTACCTTTTAACAGAAATGAACATAGCTGGAGAAAGGTTAGTATGGGTGAGGGATTAACTCCAATCATTCCATTTGATGATAAGTATAAAAATATATTATTGAAAATGGATTATTTAATGCCCACCTTATCCTTTAAAGATAGAGGAGCAGTAGTACTTATTGCTAAAGCTAAGGAATTGGGTATAACTAAGGTCATACAGGATAGCAGTGGTAATGCAGGAAATTCCGTTGCTGCCTATGCTTCTAGAGTAGGTATTAGTTGTGATATATATGTTCCGGAGGGTACTTCAGAAAAGAAAGTAAAACAAATTGAGGCCCATGGAGCAAAAGTTCATATTATTTCTGGTACTAGAGAAGATACTGCAAAGGAAGCACTTAAAGCTGTGAATAAAGGTGATGGTTTTTATGCTAGTCATGTATATAACCCGATCTTTTATGAAGGAACTAAAACCTATGTTTATGAAGTATATGAACAACTAAATGGATGTTTACCTCATAGCTTTGTAATACCTGTAGGGAATGGCACATTACTTTTAGGAGTGTACATAGGATTATTAGAACTTTTAGAGTATGGTCTTATATCAAAATTACCTAAAATTATAGGTGTACAGGCAGAAAACTGTGCTCCAATATTTAGGGCTTTTGTTGACGGAAAAGAAGTTGTTGACCCTGTTGAAAATTATGGGACAAAAGCAGAAGGGATTGCAATTGCAGACCCCAAGAGGGGAAAACAAATATTAGAAGCTATAAGTAAAACAAATGGAACTATTATAACAGCTAAGGAAGAAAAAATTCTGGAAGCACAAAAGCTATTAGCAAAAAAAGGCCTATATGTTGAAGTGACAACTGCTGCAACTCTAGCAGCTTATCTGGAATATATTAAGGAGAATAACGAAATTTCTAATCAGAACGTAATAATACCATTATGTGGAGCCGGATTAAAATCTAGCTAG
- a CDS encoding metallophosphoesterase: MWILFIAKDIVNLFVRTIFGRHNIIEENKKLINLTIIILSVILVAYGAINAKRPRIVEYSIDINKKVENIDQMKVVLISDLHIGQIVGNRFLRNIVNIVNSLEPDLILIPGDIIDDNLHENIQVKIGDILKDLNSTYGVYASLGNHEFIGGQADEIEEYLNSVNINVLRDEALKVADSFYIIGREDKASERFTNIHRRELSDIMLEIDRLNPIFMLDHQPIDIVMARDEGVDLQVSGHTHRGQILPGRFFTKRIFDVDWGLYKESSYHLIVTSGAGTWGPPIRIGTNSEVVLININFN; this comes from the coding sequence TTGTGGATTTTATTTATTGCAAAAGATATTGTAAATTTATTCGTACGTACTATATTTGGAAGACACAATATAATAGAAGAAAACAAAAAGCTTATTAATCTTACAATAATTATATTGTCTGTAATACTTGTTGCTTACGGAGCTATTAATGCTAAGCGGCCACGGATTGTTGAATATTCCATTGATATTAACAAAAAAGTAGAAAATATTGATCAAATGAAAGTAGTTCTGATCTCCGATTTACATATTGGGCAAATTGTAGGTAACAGATTTTTAAGAAATATAGTTAATATAGTAAACTCTTTGGAGCCTGATTTAATTCTAATACCAGGTGACATTATTGATGATAATCTACATGAAAATATACAGGTAAAGATAGGAGATATATTAAAGGATTTGAACTCAACCTATGGTGTCTATGCTTCATTGGGCAATCATGAGTTTATTGGGGGTCAAGCAGATGAAATAGAAGAGTATTTAAATAGTGTAAATATTAATGTTTTAAGGGATGAGGCTTTAAAAGTAGCTGATAGTTTTTATATTATTGGAAGAGAGGATAAGGCTAGTGAGAGGTTTACAAATATACACCGAAGAGAATTGTCGGATATTATGCTAGAAATAGACCGATTGAATCCTATATTTATGCTAGATCACCAACCAATAGATATAGTTATGGCTAGAGATGAAGGTGTTGATTTACAGGTTTCAGGTCATACACATAGAGGTCAAATTTTACCCGGAAGATTTTTTACAAAGAGAATTTTTGATGTGGATTGGGGTTTATATAAGGAAAGCAGCTATCATCTAATAGTTACATCAGGAGCTGGTACATGGGGACCACCTATTAGAATTGGTACTAATTCTGAAGTAGTATTAATAAATATAAATTTTAACTAG